The Treponema medium genome has a window encoding:
- the uppS gene encoding polyprenyl diphosphate synthase — protein MTVQHIAVIMDGNGRWAQQRGLARTKGHREGLEAAKRIVKAVADLHIPYITLYVFSTENWKRTEEEVGFLMGLIQQHLRAEFAFYAANNIKVRHIGNAAALPRAIQTDIADIMKKTEHYTGTTMQLAINYGGKDEIIRAIKKLNDGQLEMLTEDTFEQLLDTAGTPPVDLVIRTGGEKRLSNFLLWQTAYAEFYGTDVLWPDFTPAHLIEALDAYGKRTRRFGRIV, from the coding sequence ATGACAGTGCAGCATATTGCCGTCATTATGGACGGCAACGGGCGATGGGCTCAGCAACGGGGGTTAGCTCGTACAAAAGGACATCGAGAAGGATTGGAAGCAGCTAAACGGATTGTGAAGGCTGTTGCCGATTTACATATACCGTATATTACTCTGTATGTGTTTTCGACGGAAAATTGGAAACGCACGGAGGAAGAAGTCGGTTTTTTGATGGGACTCATTCAACAACATCTCCGTGCGGAGTTCGCCTTTTATGCTGCCAATAATATTAAAGTGAGGCATATCGGTAACGCGGCGGCATTGCCGCGTGCAATTCAAACGGATATTGCCGATATAATGAAAAAAACGGAACACTACACGGGTACAACTATGCAGCTTGCCATTAACTATGGCGGGAAGGATGAAATTATCCGTGCAATAAAAAAGCTGAACGATGGACAGCTTGAAATGCTTACAGAAGATACCTTTGAGCAGTTGCTCGATACGGCAGGAACTCCGCCCGTTGATCTTGTTATCCGTACCGGTGGAGAAAAGCGGTTAAGCAATTTCTTATTATGGCAAACCGCGTATGCTGAATTTTACGGTACGGATGTCTTGTGGCCGGATTTTACGCCTGCTCATCTGATAGAAGCATTAGACGCTTACGGTAAACGCACACGGCGCTTCGGAAGGATCGTATGA
- a CDS encoding phosphatidate cytidylyltransferase — protein sequence MKKIVERIIMFVVGLPLVISSVYFLPYQHFLVLHLEIFAVTAFSIIEIRTMFSRKIAVYSTPVVLFAGMIIPVAAYLFMCGLFSRIGMVLIGIGALYFIFFVEAFYSFSKPFEKSIQRVCSAVFIIFYPGFLIVFLSAMTRWPSASNIIVIFLLMVFSCDSLAWLFGVLFGKGNRGFVPASPNKSIVGFVGGLTAATVVGFFAFKLFPADFGKSLSGSLVTGFCTGLAAIIGDLIESIFKRSAEVKDSGALILGRGGILDSIDSILLAAPVFYLCYRFFIGI from the coding sequence ATGAAAAAGATTGTTGAACGGATAATAATGTTTGTCGTTGGCTTGCCTCTTGTAATCAGTTCGGTATATTTTTTACCGTATCAACATTTTTTGGTATTGCATCTCGAAATATTTGCTGTTACTGCTTTTTCAATTATAGAAATTCGCACCATGTTTTCCCGAAAAATTGCCGTCTATTCTACACCAGTTGTCTTATTTGCCGGTATGATTATCCCAGTGGCTGCATATCTGTTTATGTGTGGACTTTTTTCTCGTATCGGGATGGTCTTGATCGGTATCGGTGCGCTCTATTTTATATTCTTTGTTGAAGCCTTTTATTCGTTTTCAAAACCTTTTGAAAAAAGTATCCAACGTGTTTGTTCTGCAGTATTTATCATTTTTTACCCGGGGTTTTTGATCGTATTTCTTTCCGCTATGACTCGCTGGCCATCCGCTTCGAATATTATCGTAATATTTTTACTGATGGTTTTTTCGTGTGATTCACTTGCATGGCTTTTCGGTGTGTTGTTCGGGAAAGGAAACCGCGGTTTTGTACCGGCGAGTCCGAATAAAAGCATTGTAGGATTTGTCGGTGGACTTACCGCTGCAACTGTTGTCGGCTTTTTTGCTTTTAAATTGTTTCCTGCCGACTTTGGAAAGAGCTTAAGCGGCTCTTTAGTAACGGGTTTTTGTACCGGTTTGGCAGCCATCATCGGAGATCTTATCGAATCTATTTTTAAACGTTCCGCTGAAGTAAAAGATTCAGGAGCACTCATACTTGGACGTGGCGGTATTCTCGATAGTATTGATTCTATTCTACTTGCCGCTCCTGTATTTTATCTTTGCTATCGATTTTTCATTGGAATATAA
- the dxr gene encoding 1-deoxy-D-xylulose-5-phosphate reductoisomerase encodes MKKIIVLGASGTIGQNTIDIIRRFSDRFELVGVSVHTKTDVLDALRAEFHFNDFAVTDSAAAAGYDAKHRSLERFLMETPADIVVNGIAGAAGLPASLIAVRTHRILALANKESIVMAGLLLQKEAEKYHSMIIPVDSEHSAIYSLIQAHGREAIERLIITASGGPFRTWTKERIQEATLQDALKHPTWTMGAKITIDSASLANKALEVIEAVHLFDMDADRITVAVHPSSVVHSMVQLTGGEVYAQLSPPDMRNPIFAALSYPEEPPPYLAPLDFTNPLDLHFEPPRMEDFPMLLLGFTAARKKAGYPIAFNAANEQAVAAFLRNQILFVHLAEITAQVMQEDWSAAPKDITDVMRIDESARRRADSLIQFILEEKGKRIR; translated from the coding sequence ATGAAAAAGATAATCGTGCTCGGGGCGAGCGGAACGATCGGACAAAATACTATCGATATTATACGCCGGTTTTCAGACCGTTTTGAACTTGTCGGTGTTTCCGTCCACACGAAGACCGATGTGTTAGATGCCTTACGTGCCGAGTTCCATTTCAATGATTTTGCGGTAACGGATTCCGCCGCAGCCGCAGGATATGATGCAAAGCATCGCAGCCTTGAAAGATTTCTCATGGAAACTCCCGCCGATATTGTCGTGAACGGTATTGCGGGTGCCGCTGGATTACCGGCATCCCTCATTGCGGTTCGGACTCATCGAATACTCGCGCTTGCAAATAAGGAAAGCATTGTGATGGCGGGGCTTCTTTTACAGAAAGAAGCCGAAAAGTATCATTCTATGATTATTCCGGTCGATTCCGAGCATTCAGCCATTTACAGCTTAATACAGGCTCATGGACGGGAGGCTATTGAACGCCTGATCATTACCGCTTCAGGCGGTCCCTTTAGGACGTGGACAAAGGAACGTATTCAAGAGGCCACCTTACAGGACGCGCTTAAACACCCAACGTGGACGATGGGCGCTAAAATTACGATCGATTCCGCATCCCTTGCCAATAAGGCTTTGGAAGTAATCGAAGCGGTACATCTTTTTGATATGGATGCCGACCGTATTACCGTTGCGGTGCATCCGTCGAGTGTCGTACATTCAATGGTGCAGCTTACCGGCGGTGAAGTTTATGCGCAGCTTTCTCCGCCCGATATGCGAAACCCTATTTTTGCTGCGCTCAGTTATCCTGAAGAGCCGCCGCCCTATCTTGCGCCGCTCGATTTTACCAACCCTTTAGACCTGCACTTCGAGCCGCCGCGGATGGAAGATTTCCCGATGTTATTGCTCGGCTTTACCGCCGCCCGTAAAAAGGCCGGGTACCCGATCGCATTCAACGCCGCCAATGAACAGGCGGTTGCGGCGTTTTTGCGCAATCAAATCCTGTTTGTGCATTTAGCGGAGATTACCGCACAGGTGATGCAGGAAGATTGGAGCGCCGCGCCGAAGGATATAACGGATGTTATGCGCATTGACGAATCCGCCCGCCGCCGCGCAGACTCCTTGATACAGTTTATTTTAGAAGAGAAGGGAAAACGAATCAGATAA
- the rseP gene encoding RIP metalloprotease RseP gives MIKFLIGLPVLGIVVFIHELGHFIAAKLCGVSVESFSIGWGPVLLHKKFGTTDYRLSAIPLGGYCGMKGEHAFREAYEKKLSSVPKEEGSLFAAHPFKRILIAFAGPFANLLLAAVALAMISGLGRTYYTTDNRIVPVYCLDPSDQSPARTAGLQIGDRILQINGEKIANFADIQQIIALHPEESLTMIIERGSEQLSMTIRPDLNKKTGAGQVGIYRYVPLEIASVRKDSAADLAGIKIGDRIIGIDGTALDNQMALIYFFRDYTQKTALFELIRAGERIELPVNLVRTENGSVDLGLNWEYITVNEEGTGFIASLRQGMVQTGELTVVTLKSLGLLFKGVSMTEAVAGPVRISSMIGGLAADGFSENVRAGFVNIAEIVAIICVSLFLMNLLPIPILDGGLIFTAFIECIVRRQIPPRVLYYLQFVGVAFIAVLFFFALWADILYIMK, from the coding sequence ATGATAAAATTTTTGATCGGGTTGCCGGTACTCGGCATTGTCGTATTTATCCATGAGCTGGGGCACTTCATTGCCGCTAAGCTCTGCGGAGTGTCGGTAGAAAGCTTTTCCATTGGCTGGGGGCCGGTACTGCTGCATAAAAAGTTTGGTACAACCGACTACCGGCTGTCGGCGATTCCCCTTGGCGGTTACTGTGGCATGAAGGGCGAACACGCATTTAGAGAAGCTTATGAGAAAAAACTGTCGAGTGTCCCCAAGGAAGAGGGGAGCTTGTTTGCCGCACATCCCTTTAAGCGGATACTGATAGCATTTGCGGGGCCATTTGCCAACCTCTTGCTTGCCGCCGTTGCGCTTGCTATGATAAGCGGGCTTGGCAGGACATACTATACCACTGATAACCGCATCGTGCCGGTGTACTGCCTCGATCCGAGCGACCAATCGCCTGCGCGGACAGCCGGTTTACAGATAGGCGATCGTATTCTCCAAATCAATGGCGAAAAAATAGCGAACTTTGCCGATATTCAGCAGATTATCGCGCTACACCCGGAAGAATCGCTTACAATGATTATTGAACGAGGCAGCGAGCAGCTCAGCATGACGATACGCCCTGATTTGAATAAAAAGACCGGTGCGGGGCAGGTCGGTATTTACCGTTATGTGCCGCTCGAAATTGCCTCTGTGCGGAAAGATTCCGCTGCCGATTTAGCGGGAATAAAAATAGGTGATCGTATTATCGGTATTGACGGCACGGCGCTCGATAACCAGATGGCGCTGATATACTTTTTCCGCGACTATACGCAAAAGACCGCACTCTTTGAGCTTATCCGTGCCGGTGAGCGGATTGAGCTGCCGGTAAACCTTGTCCGCACGGAAAATGGCAGCGTCGATCTCGGTTTGAATTGGGAATATATCACTGTAAATGAAGAAGGAACCGGTTTTATTGCCAGTTTGCGCCAAGGGATGGTGCAAACCGGAGAACTGACGGTTGTTACGCTGAAAAGCCTCGGTCTTTTGTTTAAAGGCGTAAGTATGACCGAAGCGGTTGCAGGGCCGGTACGAATCAGTTCGATGATTGGCGGTCTTGCAGCAGACGGCTTTAGTGAGAATGTACGGGCGGGCTTTGTGAATATCGCAGAAATTGTTGCGATAATATGTGTCTCTCTCTTTTTAATGAATCTTTTGCCCATTCCTATTTTGGACGGCGGATTGATCTTTACCGCCTTTATCGAATGTATTGTCCGTCGGCAAATACCTCCTCGTGTGTTATATTACCTACAGTTTGTAGGAGTCGCCTTTATCGCCGTGCTTTTTTTCTTTGCATTATGGGCGGATATCTTATATATTATGAAGTGA
- a CDS encoding CpXC domain-containing protein — protein MQKITCKCDCSFDVEYEKTIDLDARPAIKEDIKKGSFLSFICPSCHSKVNIELETEFVWKSKKTTLLFVPEKKRMECLAFCAGAVRIDAENNKKLKTEFLKKGQIPVIGYPELADRIAVLDSGLDPEIVEAVKFFLLDNGKNIKGKQIQILFEKLNDDAIEFHVHGLREKEVAVMRIPLNLYRSIEADRKAKKQKEVFQALWLGAYLSYKNIHAEGDDHEPAV, from the coding sequence ATGCAAAAAATTACCTGTAAATGTGACTGTTCGTTTGATGTGGAATATGAAAAAACAATCGATCTTGATGCTCGCCCTGCAATCAAAGAAGATATAAAAAAAGGGTCTTTTTTGTCTTTTATATGTCCTTCCTGCCATTCAAAAGTCAATATCGAGCTTGAAACGGAATTTGTGTGGAAATCGAAAAAGACAACACTGCTGTTTGTACCCGAAAAAAAGCGTATGGAATGCCTCGCCTTTTGCGCAGGCGCTGTCCGAATTGATGCGGAAAATAATAAAAAGTTAAAGACTGAGTTTCTGAAGAAAGGACAAATACCTGTTATCGGTTATCCTGAACTTGCAGATCGGATTGCCGTCCTTGATTCCGGCTTAGACCCGGAAATTGTGGAAGCGGTAAAATTCTTTTTGCTGGATAACGGAAAGAATATTAAGGGTAAGCAAATTCAAATCCTATTTGAAAAACTCAATGATGACGCAATTGAATTTCATGTGCATGGATTACGGGAAAAAGAAGTTGCAGTGATGCGTATCCCGCTGAATCTTTATCGTTCGATTGAAGCGGATCGCAAAGCGAAAAAACAAAAAGAAGTCTTTCAAGCCTTATGGCTCGGTGCCTATCTTTCCTATAAGAATATTCATGCCGAAGGAGACGACCATGAGCCGGCGGTTTAG
- a CDS encoding WD40 repeat domain-containing protein, which produces MSRRFRCILLLFLFLCAFTSIQAQTTGHTGSTAASTKPAVPAIEQTATDEYLQTDTLDNNDDSGAQQQSKSDNPTDAGEQSCTTAQDTSKKIPEKSDKTGVVSASDEPPRMEDSVPKGTGESAAGEQNGKGVSENTDANAESATESELDENLADTAMQKNGVGGQDPSVKNSLERARISHQFEGGVTAIADSSITHSFFAAGKDGFITRFSYRTMKPETWQVSTMPIKRIAVHPKKTFVAVYETDGFSIHTISLWDWQTKKQLYAKRFTSSVLSLSWSAQGTYLFIGTASTEGITILDASGKIKKVYPRPPGIVLLAATGPSEKSIVTYGETGRLVYADIAKKSILTQYETEDRLENPELIKNYTQIIGYKSGNVVVVKAASGEVLENYPARSALFAGKITDSLPVWIEKGDARRTWHLCQGDKKSPAFTLPHPAVITAARHVDATVVIGTDDGRLYRLKQNSDATISLTELNIDTSIQVSDICTKDSKIYMLSGSTLYAAASPTDEPEPVIHSVSGERCTVYGNGFLFWSAEKNAPLYYAEEGQTPTILYRPRERLNSVSVYKDTIAAVRAFSGLVLLDGKSGKQLFTYQAAGLQDAVQVDDTFVLITKSTGGIIRQPLLLIDIRTGETIPLNMEGDIAFSAQANNKVKNTFSCFRLKTEKTTQTDLMTMKIDTTHPARSSFTAALSYGDENLQASLYDDGYAVLTNLGKNQLSYYDKKRRVIRQLPRDYALSRKALMTDTYIVSVNYDGSLSWLNRRTMQLLQHKTLTEN; this is translated from the coding sequence ATGAGCCGGCGGTTTAGATGCATCCTACTTTTGTTTTTATTTTTATGTGCGTTTACAAGTATACAGGCACAGACCACCGGTCACACCGGCTCAACAGCTGCGTCAACCAAACCGGCGGTACCGGCAATCGAACAAACTGCTACTGATGAATACTTGCAAACGGATACATTGGATAACAATGACGATTCGGGTGCACAACAGCAATCCAAATCCGATAACCCTACCGATGCCGGAGAGCAATCATGTACTACTGCACAGGATACATCGAAAAAAATACCGGAGAAATCAGACAAAACCGGAGTTGTATCTGCTTCCGATGAACCACCTCGCATGGAAGATTCTGTTCCGAAAGGAACGGGAGAAAGTGCTGCCGGAGAGCAGAATGGCAAGGGGGTATCGGAGAATACCGATGCCAATGCAGAATCTGCGACAGAATCTGAGCTTGATGAAAATCTTGCCGATACGGCGATGCAAAAAAATGGTGTAGGGGGACAAGACCCTTCTGTAAAAAACAGTCTGGAACGGGCACGTATTTCTCATCAATTTGAAGGCGGGGTTACCGCTATCGCCGACTCTTCCATTACGCATTCTTTTTTTGCTGCAGGGAAAGACGGCTTTATTACCCGTTTTTCATATAGAACGATGAAGCCCGAAACGTGGCAGGTATCGACTATGCCGATTAAGCGCATTGCCGTCCATCCTAAAAAAACGTTTGTCGCCGTCTATGAAACGGACGGTTTCAGCATTCATACTATTTCCCTCTGGGATTGGCAAACAAAAAAACAGCTGTACGCAAAACGCTTTACCAGCTCTGTTCTTTCACTATCGTGGTCGGCACAGGGGACATATCTCTTTATCGGAACCGCATCGACGGAAGGCATTACTATCCTTGATGCAAGCGGAAAGATTAAAAAAGTGTATCCGCGTCCGCCGGGAATTGTGCTGCTTGCCGCGACCGGCCCGAGCGAAAAAAGCATCGTAACATACGGAGAAACCGGCAGGCTTGTGTATGCCGATATTGCGAAAAAATCCATTCTGACACAGTACGAAACAGAAGATCGGTTGGAAAATCCTGAGCTTATTAAGAATTATACCCAGATTATCGGGTATAAAAGCGGAAATGTTGTGGTGGTAAAGGCTGCTTCTGGTGAGGTATTGGAAAATTATCCTGCTCGTTCGGCGCTGTTTGCAGGGAAGATTACGGATAGCCTGCCGGTATGGATTGAAAAAGGGGACGCGCGGCGAACATGGCATTTGTGTCAAGGCGATAAAAAATCCCCCGCTTTTACTCTTCCGCATCCCGCAGTTATCACGGCAGCAAGGCATGTCGATGCAACGGTTGTAATTGGAACCGATGACGGTAGACTATACCGTTTAAAGCAAAATAGTGATGCGACAATTTCGCTAACGGAGTTGAACATCGATACTTCAATTCAAGTTAGTGATATATGTACGAAAGATTCTAAAATCTATATGTTGAGCGGTTCGACGCTGTATGCCGCCGCTTCTCCGACGGATGAGCCGGAACCCGTTATCCACTCCGTTTCAGGCGAACGGTGTACTGTATACGGGAACGGCTTTTTATTTTGGTCTGCGGAAAAAAATGCACCGCTGTATTATGCAGAGGAAGGACAAACACCGACTATTCTTTACCGTCCGCGGGAACGGCTCAATTCGGTTTCGGTTTATAAAGATACTATTGCCGCGGTACGGGCGTTTAGCGGTCTTGTTCTATTGGACGGTAAAAGCGGAAAGCAGTTATTTACGTATCAAGCAGCCGGATTACAAGATGCAGTACAGGTTGATGACACATTCGTGCTTATCACCAAAAGTACAGGAGGTATTATCCGTCAGCCGCTCCTTCTTATCGATATAAGGACAGGCGAAACCATCCCGCTTAATATGGAAGGAGATATTGCCTTTTCCGCACAGGCAAATAATAAAGTAAAGAATACGTTTTCCTGCTTCCGGTTAAAAACGGAAAAGACCACGCAAACTGATTTAATGACGATGAAAATCGATACAACACATCCTGCCCGCAGTAGTTTTACCGCGGCGCTGTCTTATGGAGATGAAAACTTACAAGCCTCGCTCTACGATGACGGATACGCAGTGCTTACCAACCTCGGAAAAAATCAGCTGAGTTATTACGATAAAAAGCGGAGAGTAATTCGGCAACTTCCGCGGGATTATGCTCTTTCTCGTAAAGCGCTGATGACGGATACATACATTGTCAGTGTGAATTATGACGGTTCCCTTTCATGGCTTAACCGCCGGACGATGCAGTTGTTGCAGCATAAAACGCTGACTGAGAATTGA
- a CDS encoding TetR/AcrR family transcriptional regulator, whose amino-acid sequence MKESKKRRNTYTEILKNAKMEFLRKGFEKASMRSIASMTGITAGALYKHFPSKAAIFEALVQPLIAQTLSIGTDFSEIVIDLFKAENNTAIKEVIRTSIWNLYNLVYSRFDEFKLLFNRATGTKYENIRHEFVMADVAACKKFIDDLKKHGINIRPLSDDQLHLIYSTALTPFFEIITHEYSYEKAQGFIDILTDVMYFCWNKIMQPETQSGQSHQLPF is encoded by the coding sequence ATGAAAGAATCGAAAAAAAGGCGCAATACTTATACTGAAATTCTCAAAAATGCAAAAATGGAATTTTTGCGAAAAGGTTTTGAGAAAGCGTCTATGCGATCCATCGCATCAATGACGGGAATAACCGCCGGCGCTTTGTATAAACACTTTCCGTCAAAGGCTGCAATCTTTGAAGCACTGGTGCAGCCGCTTATTGCGCAAACATTAAGTATCGGTACCGATTTTTCCGAAATCGTGATTGATCTATTCAAGGCAGAAAATAACACGGCGATAAAAGAGGTTATACGCACATCGATATGGAATTTATATAATCTTGTTTATAGCCGCTTTGACGAATTTAAGCTGTTGTTTAATCGTGCTACAGGAACAAAATACGAAAATATCCGCCATGAATTTGTAATGGCGGATGTTGCAGCATGTAAAAAATTCATCGACGATTTAAAAAAACATGGAATCAATATCCGTCCTTTAAGCGACGACCAGCTTCATTTGATTTACAGCACTGCCTTAACGCCGTTTTTTGAGATTATAACCCATGAATATTCTTATGAAAAAGCTCAAGGATTTATCGATATATTAACCGATGTCATGTATTTCTGCTGGAATAAAATTATGCAGCCGGAAACACAATCAGGACAATCACACCAGCTGCCTTTTTAG
- a CDS encoding efflux RND transporter permease subunit, producing the protein MKLEGIHFFFKKIAEFQLKYRWLCLVLLATVTVAGLIGVKSFKVGSADEDEFLTVKESTKKNDARFKELFGSNDSIVLLFESDDVFKPEVLQAIKEIGAELLEKVPYSDSITSITDTDITVGTDEGIEITNPFRDGIPSDPAALKAAKDFILSRKSIVNKLVTQDATETWLVLSLKATPPEEVWSKTSTKAPMYVIGEAAIDIVTDPKYHSTAYTIKPAGLPYTETEEKVVMGQETTKSVGLSFLCMIILLIVFTRSLRGTIVPLFATFFGITTVLGIMGFLHISGKSEMMSVPIVLAMALSVGYSIHLVNSFKTSFYELGKRKEAVIASIENTGWPLFFTVVTTVVSVLSFLTTDLKPMRWMGAASAAMVFAVYVYVSVLIPILMSFGKDIEAGKDSANAHTKRAVRAQKLDKWFERFGHSVIKRRKAIIVAFTLITAACIPALFRIDVNMDSFKFMGLRIPYIKRLYEITQSQLGSYFNYNIMLTFDEDDAVKNPDVLKKLDELSTLIGTFRLTKLNNGVPKIFSILDIVKEMNQTMHSDDPAFYTIPDDEDLLAQLLFLYEISGGQTSRWVDEEFRTLRMSIDVASYDANELAANLKTIEQTCAELFPQTDCHLIGRAVQFAELNNKIVFGELYSFLTSLVAIAILMMLVFSSVKMGLIGLIPNIFPVLVIGAIMGYLDISLDLMTMAIMPMILGIAVDDTIHFTNHAKYLFEKDKSYTDALFGTFYSIGKTLAMTTIILSATFLVYLTCKIDAILRLGVLAAVGLLSALAADYFMTPVLIYISKPFGKEETNG; encoded by the coding sequence ATGAAACTTGAAGGGATACATTTCTTTTTTAAAAAAATTGCGGAATTTCAATTAAAATACCGCTGGCTCTGTTTGGTTCTGCTTGCGACTGTAACGGTTGCGGGGCTTATAGGCGTAAAAAGTTTTAAGGTCGGCTCGGCTGATGAAGACGAGTTTTTAACCGTAAAAGAAAGCACAAAAAAAAATGATGCGCGGTTTAAGGAATTGTTCGGCAGTAACGATTCGATCGTGCTGCTATTTGAATCAGACGATGTATTTAAGCCGGAGGTGCTCCAAGCAATTAAAGAAATCGGCGCCGAACTTTTGGAAAAAGTACCATATTCGGATTCCATCACTTCGATTACCGATACGGATATTACCGTCGGTACGGACGAAGGTATAGAAATCACCAATCCGTTTAGGGACGGTATTCCTTCCGATCCTGCCGCATTAAAAGCTGCCAAAGACTTTATCCTTTCGCGTAAGTCGATTGTGAATAAGCTCGTAACACAGGATGCGACGGAAACATGGCTGGTACTGTCGCTCAAGGCGACACCGCCTGAAGAAGTCTGGAGTAAAACTTCGACAAAGGCTCCGATGTACGTTATCGGAGAAGCGGCAATCGACATTGTTACCGACCCTAAATATCACAGCACTGCCTATACCATAAAACCTGCGGGGCTTCCCTATACCGAAACGGAAGAAAAAGTTGTGATGGGACAGGAGACCACAAAAAGCGTCGGGTTGAGCTTTCTCTGTATGATTATTCTGCTCATTGTATTTACTCGGTCGCTCCGAGGAACGATTGTGCCATTGTTCGCGACTTTCTTCGGCATTACCACGGTACTCGGTATTATGGGCTTTTTGCATATTTCGGGAAAGTCGGAGATGATGTCGGTTCCGATTGTGCTTGCGATGGCTCTTTCGGTCGGTTACTCAATTCACCTCGTCAATTCATTTAAAACAAGCTTTTATGAACTCGGCAAACGGAAAGAGGCTGTTATCGCTTCGATTGAAAATACCGGTTGGCCGCTCTTTTTTACTGTCGTTACTACCGTTGTTTCGGTGCTGTCGTTTTTAACGACTGACCTTAAGCCGATGCGCTGGATGGGGGCCGCAAGCGCCGCGATGGTGTTTGCCGTGTATGTCTATGTCAGCGTTCTCATTCCCATTCTGATGAGCTTCGGAAAAGATATTGAAGCCGGTAAAGATTCGGCAAATGCTCATACAAAAAGAGCTGTACGTGCGCAAAAATTGGATAAATGGTTTGAACGGTTCGGACATTCCGTTATCAAAAGACGCAAAGCGATCATCGTTGCATTTACGCTCATCACTGCGGCGTGTATTCCGGCCTTGTTCAGAATAGATGTCAATATGGACAGCTTTAAATTTATGGGATTGCGTATTCCGTATATTAAACGTCTTTATGAAATTACGCAGTCGCAGCTCGGCTCCTATTTTAACTACAACATTATGCTCACCTTTGATGAAGATGATGCAGTCAAAAATCCCGATGTGCTTAAAAAACTTGATGAGCTGAGCACACTCATCGGGACGTTCAGATTAACAAAATTGAATAACGGAGTGCCGAAGATATTCTCGATTTTGGATATTGTCAAAGAGATGAATCAAACGATGCACTCCGATGATCCTGCGTTTTACACGATTCCCGATGATGAAGATTTGCTCGCGCAGCTGCTGTTCTTGTACGAAATTTCAGGCGGGCAAACATCGCGTTGGGTTGACGAAGAGTTCCGTACGCTTCGTATGTCGATTGATGTTGCCTCGTATGATGCGAACGAGCTTGCGGCAAATCTGAAAACTATCGAGCAAACATGTGCGGAACTATTTCCGCAGACGGACTGTCATTTAATCGGAAGAGCCGTGCAATTTGCGGAATTGAACAATAAAATCGTATTCGGTGAGCTGTACTCATTTTTGACATCGCTTGTTGCAATTGCAATTTTGATGATGCTTGTATTCAGCAGTGTGAAAATGGGATTGATCGGACTTATCCCGAACATCTTCCCCGTTCTTGTCATCGGTGCAATTATGGGTTATCTCGATATTTCACTGGATCTTATGACGATGGCAATTATGCCGATGATTCTGGGTATTGCGGTTGATGACACTATCCACTTTACCAACCACGCAAAGTATCTTTTTGAAAAAGATAAATCATATACGGACGCATTATTCGGAACCTTTTACTCGATCGGAAAGACACTTGCGATGACAACGATTATTTTGTCTGCAACATTTTTAGTGTATCTTACGTGTAAGATTGATGCGATTTTGCGTCTCGGTGTATTGGCTGCGGTCGGTCTTTTGTCTGCGCTCGCCGCAGACTATTTTATGACCCCAGTACTGATTTACATAAGTAAACCATTTGGGAAAGAGGAAACTAATGGGTAG